A genomic region of Pseudoxanthomonas suwonensis contains the following coding sequences:
- a CDS encoding PDZ domain-containing protein, whose translation MTDVASASPAERAGMRVGDVVERLNGEPVAGSSGRKFFAAMGKVKPGDRLDLVVLRGEEPVPLTLVAE comes from the coding sequence GTGACCGACGTGGCGTCGGCTTCGCCGGCCGAACGGGCGGGGATGAGGGTCGGCGACGTGGTGGAGCGGCTCAATGGCGAGCCGGTGGCGGGAAGCTCGGGCCGCAAGTTCTTCGCGGCGATGGGCAAGGTCAAGCCTGGCGACAGGCTCGACCTGGTCGTACTCCGGGGAGAAGAACCCGTGCCGTTGACGCTGGTCGCCGAGTAA
- a CDS encoding DUF2200 domain-containing protein, producing MADHRIFKAKFSKIYPLYVQKVERKNRTREEVDQVICWLTGYSQAGLQRQIEEESDLATFFAEAPALHPNRLLIKGVVCGVRVEEVDDPLMRQIRYLDKLVDELAKGRAIEKILR from the coding sequence ATGGCCGACCATCGCATCTTCAAGGCGAAGTTCTCGAAGATATATCCGCTGTACGTGCAGAAGGTGGAGCGCAAGAACCGCACCCGGGAGGAGGTCGACCAGGTCATCTGCTGGTTGACCGGCTATAGCCAGGCGGGGCTGCAGCGACAGATCGAGGAGGAAAGCGATCTTGCGACCTTCTTCGCCGAGGCGCCTGCACTCCATCCGAACAGGTTGCTCATCAAGGGCGTGGTGTGCGGCGTTCGCGTGGAGGAGGTCGATGACCCGCTGATGCGGCAGATCCGCTACCTCGACAAGCTGGTCGACGAACTTGCAAAGGGAAGGGCGATCGAGAAGATCCTGCGCTGA
- a CDS encoding DUF1801 domain-containing protein has product MSQQELDAWFAAVPVAQQSTLSALRELVKSLQSDVVEEFKWSRPCYSTARGLFCYLQSTRSHATLGFYHGASLVDPEDLLEGTGKEMRHVKVRDAAACASPAIKALLQQAASQ; this is encoded by the coding sequence ATGTCGCAGCAAGAATTGGACGCCTGGTTCGCGGCTGTTCCGGTGGCCCAGCAGTCGACCTTGTCGGCATTGCGGGAACTGGTGAAGTCCCTGCAGTCCGACGTTGTCGAGGAGTTCAAGTGGAGCCGGCCGTGCTATTCGACCGCCCGTGGTTTGTTCTGCTATCTGCAGAGCACCAGGAGCCATGCGACCTTGGGCTTCTACCATGGCGCTTCGCTGGTCGATCCCGAGGACCTGTTGGAGGGAACCGGCAAGGAGATGCGCCACGTCAAGGTCAGGGATGCCGCGGCCTGCGCCAGCCCGGCGATCAAGGCGCTCCTGCAACAGGCCGCATCGCAATGA